One stretch of Corynebacterium callunae DSM 20147 DNA includes these proteins:
- a CDS encoding Na/Pi symporter: protein MASSFEFVQHPRRTLPPPIPTNQGPAAAFLPGTFHPINPKNIAAGQDQVLLSGWGKLVRWILVVIAVFAISLGINLILNGVYATGTSTANRMYQFAQDPLTGLAIGILATALVQSSSTTTTLTVTAVGSGLVSVSVAVPLIIGANIGTSITPMLVAFSYIGERREFKKAFTTAAMHSWFNILTAAGFFVMEILFHPLRSISGYFATLLAEDTPGVVPTSEIITKILNPFVEAIGMQGLIGNVGNHNLAVIICLSLGTLLILVSVRVMSAQIRTITAATATSIIDKLVNTGGKTRASARSTIVSFGMGLIFTFLVTASSVTVASMQPVAVSGTVRRRPVLAVILGANVGTTFTALFATLAIVSSLSEFAMQAALVHTIMNVVGAAVVLCIPQLSRQLIRLSSATARIASRSYVRTLMIIFGLYIALPSIVLACYTLR, encoded by the coding sequence GTGGCTAGCAGCTTTGAATTTGTCCAGCATCCGCGCCGCACCCTACCGCCCCCGATTCCAACCAATCAGGGTCCAGCAGCGGCATTTTTGCCTGGTACCTTTCACCCGATAAATCCCAAGAACATAGCCGCCGGCCAAGACCAAGTTTTATTGTCTGGCTGGGGCAAGCTCGTTCGCTGGATCCTTGTTGTCATCGCAGTTTTTGCCATTAGCCTTGGCATTAACCTCATCTTGAATGGCGTGTATGCAACCGGCACCTCCACTGCCAACCGCATGTACCAATTCGCCCAAGATCCCCTCACCGGCTTGGCGATCGGCATTTTAGCCACAGCTTTGGTGCAATCATCTTCGACCACCACGACACTCACAGTCACAGCGGTGGGCTCGGGATTGGTCTCAGTTTCGGTGGCGGTTCCTTTAATTATCGGCGCCAATATCGGCACTTCCATCACCCCGATGCTGGTGGCCTTTTCCTATATTGGTGAACGCAGAGAATTCAAAAAAGCCTTTACCACTGCAGCTATGCACTCTTGGTTTAATATTCTCACCGCAGCAGGATTCTTTGTTATGGAAATTCTTTTCCATCCACTCCGCAGCATTAGTGGTTATTTTGCCACTCTCCTTGCCGAAGATACTCCTGGTGTGGTTCCTACCAGCGAAATCATCACCAAGATTTTGAATCCTTTTGTCGAGGCAATCGGCATGCAAGGTTTGATCGGCAACGTGGGAAATCACAACCTGGCTGTCATTATCTGTTTGAGCCTTGGCACCCTGCTTATTCTGGTCTCTGTGCGAGTGATGAGTGCGCAAATCCGCACCATTACCGCAGCAACCGCGACATCCATCATTGATAAATTGGTCAATACTGGTGGCAAAACTCGGGCGAGTGCCCGCTCCACCATTGTCAGCTTCGGAATGGGCCTGATTTTCACCTTCTTGGTTACAGCATCTTCTGTCACCGTGGCGTCTATGCAGCCAGTGGCGGTATCTGGAACCGTTAGGCGACGCCCCGTGTTGGCCGTAATTTTGGGCGCCAATGTGGGTACCACCTTCACCGCTCTTTTTGCCACCTTGGCCATTGTGAGCAGTCTCAGTGAATTTGCGATGCAGGCAGCCCTGGTACACACCATCATGAATGTGGTGGGAGCAGCCGTAGTGCTGTGTATTCCACAGCTCTCCCGCCAGCTGATTAGATTGTCCTCGGCAACTGCGCGCATTGCTTCACGCAGTTACGTCAGAACATTGATGATCATTTTTGGGCTGTATATCGCCCTGCCATCAATTGTGTTGGCCTGCTACACCCTGCGCTAA
- a CDS encoding PhzF family phenazine biosynthesis protein, with product MKPYFQVDVFGTEPLMGNPLAVIAAADDLSEQDMQRIARWTNLSETTFLLEPTTKDADYRVRIFTPTGELPFAGHPTLGTAHAFLELGGKPKTEGVVIQECAAGLVRVRTSEGLAFEAPPTIKKGPLLDAHLQRLCGALGVSPESVIGHQWVDNGPGWAVVELASAQEVLAVEPDFSSFPEAKAGLLGAYPAGSPAAFEVRAFAPGIGEDPVTGSLNASIAQWLQREGRAGAGYRATQGQKLQHAGEIMIDIAGETVWVGGSTRTIFRGEAIL from the coding sequence ATGAAACCCTATTTCCAAGTAGATGTCTTTGGCACTGAGCCCTTGATGGGAAATCCTTTGGCGGTCATCGCCGCAGCTGATGATCTCAGCGAGCAGGATATGCAGCGCATTGCACGCTGGACCAATCTTTCGGAAACCACGTTTTTGTTAGAGCCCACCACCAAAGATGCCGACTACCGCGTCCGCATTTTTACACCCACCGGCGAGCTTCCCTTCGCCGGCCACCCCACACTCGGCACCGCGCATGCTTTCCTCGAACTCGGCGGCAAACCCAAAACAGAGGGCGTTGTTATTCAGGAATGTGCCGCTGGTTTAGTGCGGGTGCGCACCAGCGAAGGTCTTGCTTTTGAGGCACCACCAACCATCAAAAAAGGACCGCTTCTCGACGCCCACCTGCAGCGCCTATGCGGCGCTCTCGGGGTGTCACCGGAGTCCGTCATCGGCCACCAGTGGGTGGATAATGGGCCAGGTTGGGCAGTGGTGGAGCTTGCTTCAGCTCAGGAAGTACTTGCCGTAGAACCCGATTTTTCTAGCTTCCCTGAGGCCAAGGCAGGACTTTTGGGCGCTTATCCGGCTGGTTCCCCGGCAGCTTTTGAGGTACGAGCCTTTGCCCCTGGAATTGGGGAAGATCCAGTAACTGGCAGCCTCAATGCTTCTATTGCGCAATGGCTGCAGCGGGAAGGAAGAGCAGGTGCTGGATATCGCGCTACCCAGGGCCAAAAACTTCAGCACGCCGGAGAAATCATGATCGACATTGCAGGTGAAACTGTATGGGTAGGTGGCAGCACGCGTACCATTTTCCGGGGCGAAGCCATACTTTAG
- a CDS encoding multidrug ABC transporter permease: MINTLRSEWIKLSTTKSFIWTTALFLLFSLGYAALAGTMATGDSLATVFLFAGNTVTGLYLLGFLMIMIQAIMMYTTEFRFGFQQQTFLATPKRWQVAVAKWLLYLVIAVVLTFITVLLCFYTAKALASDTASSILVVWEDEQARRIMWQYPLAAALLVTFCAGIALLLKHTAGAVAVVLVWHFALENLLSLLPRIGEFVGKYGPFTNLYGFITNYQSVDPGWSVEMGGLYFGVWAVVLFILGIVVLEKRDA, encoded by the coding sequence ATGATTAATACTCTTCGTTCTGAGTGGATCAAACTATCTACCACCAAGTCCTTTATCTGGACTACTGCACTATTTTTGCTTTTTAGTTTGGGATACGCAGCCCTAGCTGGCACGATGGCCACCGGCGATAGCTTGGCCACCGTATTCCTCTTTGCCGGAAATACCGTAACTGGCCTCTATCTGCTGGGCTTTTTGATGATCATGATTCAAGCGATCATGATGTACACCACCGAGTTCCGCTTCGGCTTCCAACAGCAGACTTTTCTTGCCACCCCTAAAAGATGGCAGGTGGCAGTGGCAAAATGGCTGCTTTATTTGGTCATTGCCGTGGTACTTACCTTTATCACGGTGTTGCTGTGCTTCTATACGGCAAAAGCTCTAGCCTCAGATACCGCAAGCTCCATCCTGGTGGTGTGGGAGGATGAGCAGGCGCGTCGCATAATGTGGCAGTATCCGCTGGCAGCAGCACTTCTGGTTACATTCTGCGCTGGAATTGCGCTTTTGCTTAAACACACTGCAGGTGCGGTGGCAGTGGTATTGGTGTGGCATTTTGCGCTAGAAAATCTTTTGTCTTTGTTGCCCCGAATTGGAGAATTTGTGGGTAAATATGGCCCCTTCACCAATCTTTATGGCTTTATCACCAATTATCAGTCGGTTGATCCGGGCTGGTCTGTAGAGATGGGTGGCCTGTACTTCGGGGTGTGGGCAGTGGTGCTATTTATCCTGGGTATTGTGGTGCTCGAAAAGCGCGATGCCTAG
- a CDS encoding ABC transporter ATP-binding protein codes for MINVVDLSKQYGQVRAIDGLNFAVKPGIVTGFLGPNGAGKSTTMRCILGLDNPTSGHATIDGQPYRELKNPLTRVGALLDAKATHPNRSAKNHLKWIAQANGISSKRVDEVLELVGLSEVAKKKTGGFSLGMGQRLGLAAALLGDPEYLILDEPVNGLDPEGIHWVRTLLQNLAKEGRTVLISSHLLSEMAQTADHLIVIGRGKLVADTPMQEFIRTHSATTVIVRAVEQDALATALKRAGIVFEQHLDDLNRPTFVIQASSSDEIGTLAFENRLALLELSEHRASLEEAFLQTTGDAVQYQATAPQHTQLEGNK; via the coding sequence ATGATCAATGTTGTAGACCTCAGCAAGCAATACGGTCAGGTCCGCGCAATTGATGGCCTCAATTTTGCGGTCAAACCCGGAATTGTGACTGGTTTTCTCGGGCCCAATGGTGCAGGTAAATCCACCACCATGCGGTGTATTTTGGGTCTGGATAACCCCACCTCTGGCCACGCGACGATAGATGGCCAACCTTATCGTGAGCTAAAAAATCCCCTCACCCGCGTTGGTGCATTACTTGATGCCAAAGCCACCCACCCCAATCGCTCGGCTAAAAACCACCTAAAATGGATCGCCCAAGCCAATGGAATTTCATCCAAGCGGGTGGATGAGGTTTTGGAATTGGTAGGCCTGAGCGAGGTTGCTAAAAAGAAAACCGGTGGTTTCTCCCTCGGCATGGGCCAGCGTTTGGGCCTGGCTGCGGCGTTGTTGGGAGATCCGGAATATCTCATTTTGGATGAGCCAGTTAATGGCCTCGATCCCGAAGGTATTCACTGGGTACGCACCCTGCTACAAAACCTCGCCAAGGAGGGCAGAACGGTGCTGATCAGCTCGCACCTCTTGTCCGAAATGGCTCAGACTGCTGATCACCTAATAGTGATTGGTCGCGGCAAACTTGTTGCGGATACCCCTATGCAGGAATTTATTCGTACTCATTCAGCCACCACTGTCATAGTCCGCGCTGTGGAACAGGATGCGCTGGCAACAGCACTAAAGCGCGCCGGGATTGTTTTTGAACAGCACCTAGATGATCTCAATCGCCCAACTTTTGTTATTCAAGCTTCAAGCTCTGATGAGATCGGCACATTGGCCTTTGAAAATCGCCTTGCGTTGCTTGAACTATCAGAGCATCGCGCCTCCTTGGAAGAAGCATTCCTCCAGACCACTGGCGATGCAGTGCAATATCAAGCCACCGCTCCACAGCACACCCAGTTGGAAGGGAATAAGTAA
- a CDS encoding NUDIX domain-containing protein, giving the protein MKGDGDGWAAGPNGAAMWGKNGAAGILLLAGHDGEDLDSWTMLMQHRAHWTNNGGTWALPGGARDSHESAADAALREAHEETGINATEVEILKAVVTAGPFPKDPQRPELPGEWSYTTVIARTIDGEELETTANNESLELRWVALSEVAEMPLMPAFHKAWPQLRALLGELAMTH; this is encoded by the coding sequence ATGAAGGGTGATGGTGATGGCTGGGCTGCAGGCCCCAATGGTGCAGCGATGTGGGGTAAAAACGGTGCTGCTGGAATTTTGCTATTGGCGGGTCATGATGGGGAAGACCTTGATTCCTGGACCATGCTGATGCAGCACCGCGCGCATTGGACCAATAATGGCGGAACTTGGGCTCTACCCGGAGGCGCAAGGGATTCTCATGAAAGTGCAGCAGACGCTGCCCTACGCGAGGCACATGAAGAAACTGGCATTAATGCCACCGAAGTAGAAATCTTAAAGGCAGTAGTTACTGCAGGTCCTTTCCCTAAGGATCCACAGCGCCCGGAACTGCCAGGGGAGTGGAGCTACACCACAGTTATTGCCCGCACCATTGACGGTGAAGAGCTAGAGACCACCGCCAATAATGAATCCTTGGAATTGCGCTGGGTAGCACTATCAGAGGTAGCAGAGATGCCTTTGATGCCAGCTTTCCACAAGGCTTGGCCACAGCTGCGTGCACTCCTTGGTGAGCTAGCTATGACACACTAG
- a CDS encoding membrane protein — translation MSSKRGILNSIIQESFGQPLFVLRKAWGFITTSPGKITLLTVVISLAIMAAGYAMSVSSDSRKARLDELITNAEPVSYNAHVLYTSLSIADTTATTGFVQAGVENPTNRIKYNTAIDRATIAATHTAMSTDSTDEHLMDLVIEIQRQLPVYTGLVETARTNNRAGNPVSVAYMAEASAMMRNDILPKASELYTLTSRNVAEQQETVSRPQWIPLSGLVAAILMLLVAQWWLMRKTRRRINKGFALASILMLTATLWVSAANWATWQAGTKGFEEASGPLNSMTTARIYAQQTRTTETLSLVRRQSIQGSATGFNATSNQIKRALDEYENTVQSQTPEHQEKVTEVRNALAAWTSEHDRFTAQLSAGDYNSAVQTVLATDAEGKSSFDSLDTAMAELITDSRASMRTYIKSGLEATALVSIMVLIMSIVSVLALWIGIRPRLQEYL, via the coding sequence ATGTCCTCCAAGAGAGGCATTTTAAACTCCATTATTCAAGAGTCTTTTGGGCAACCACTTTTTGTGTTGCGTAAAGCCTGGGGTTTTATCACCACCTCACCGGGCAAAATTACCCTGCTCACCGTGGTGATTTCTTTAGCAATTATGGCAGCCGGTTATGCCATGTCAGTCTCCTCTGACTCCAGGAAAGCCCGCCTTGATGAACTTATTACCAACGCGGAGCCTGTTTCCTACAACGCTCACGTGCTCTATACCTCTTTATCAATCGCAGATACCACCGCTACCACGGGATTTGTGCAGGCTGGTGTGGAAAATCCCACCAACCGCATCAAATACAACACGGCCATTGATCGGGCCACCATTGCGGCAACCCACACTGCGATGTCCACTGATTCCACCGATGAACACCTCATGGATTTGGTGATTGAGATTCAGCGCCAATTGCCGGTTTATACCGGGCTGGTAGAAACAGCGCGTACCAATAACCGTGCTGGCAACCCGGTCAGTGTGGCTTATATGGCAGAAGCCAGTGCCATGATGCGTAATGACATTCTGCCTAAGGCATCTGAGCTTTATACGCTAACCAGTAGGAATGTGGCAGAGCAGCAAGAAACCGTCAGCCGGCCACAATGGATCCCACTATCAGGTCTGGTAGCTGCAATTTTGATGTTGTTGGTTGCGCAGTGGTGGCTTATGCGTAAAACCCGGCGTCGCATAAACAAGGGTTTTGCGCTAGCGAGCATTTTGATGCTCACCGCTACACTGTGGGTGTCTGCTGCCAACTGGGCAACCTGGCAAGCTGGCACCAAGGGTTTTGAAGAGGCTTCCGGTCCCCTAAACTCCATGACCACTGCGCGAATTTATGCACAGCAAACCCGAACTACTGAAACGCTTTCTCTCGTGCGCCGCCAGTCCATCCAGGGCAGCGCCACTGGTTTTAATGCCACCAGCAATCAAATTAAGCGGGCGCTAGATGAGTATGAAAACACAGTGCAGTCTCAAACTCCTGAGCACCAGGAAAAGGTTACTGAGGTACGTAACGCCTTGGCAGCGTGGACTAGTGAACATGATCGCTTTACTGCCCAGCTCTCTGCTGGTGATTACAACAGTGCCGTGCAAACAGTGCTAGCCACTGATGCAGAGGGTAAATCCAGTTTTGATAGCCTAGACACCGCCATGGCCGAACTGATTACGGATTCCAGGGCCTCGATGCGTACCTACATTAAGAGCGGGCTTGAAGCTACTGCGTTGGTCTCGATTATGGTGCTTATTATGTCGATTGTTTCCGTTTTAGCACTTTGGATCGGCATTCGTCCGCGGCTGCAGGAGTACTTATAA
- a CDS encoding glutamate ABC transporter substrate-binding protein, with the protein MFIFRSPAIFQARTTRAICASALCATLLASCADQPVEETETLTALNPEAGPPLPPEAELEEAGSIAPILDSDNDWAGSLRPDNLTPEERIPLIYKRGRIIVGVDQSQNLLSFRDPVTGELRGFEVELAREIARDIFGDPERVDFRFVDTNDRFRALEQGDVDIVIRSVAITSERAKRAEFSTPYFRTQTRLLTMDSSGIAGIGDLAGQTICVTEGSTALQRARSIAPQSPILKTRNWSDCLMALQQHQAQVILGDDAILSGIAAQDPYTHILPISLATESYGIAAAPSNSGNDSSGLIRQVNSTIERVRSDSTWWTMFNTWFGPYLATYGPPPLQYKSEEGEQNVEAQ; encoded by the coding sequence ATGTTCATCTTCCGCAGCCCTGCAATCTTCCAGGCACGTACTACACGCGCCATTTGTGCCAGTGCACTCTGTGCCACACTCTTGGCATCATGTGCCGATCAGCCAGTGGAGGAAACGGAAACACTTACTGCTCTTAATCCTGAAGCAGGACCACCTTTGCCGCCCGAAGCAGAGCTGGAAGAAGCTGGATCAATTGCCCCAATTTTGGATAGTGATAATGACTGGGCTGGGTCCTTACGTCCGGATAATCTCACCCCTGAAGAACGCATCCCGCTGATTTATAAGCGCGGCCGCATCATCGTTGGTGTTGATCAATCCCAAAACTTGCTCAGCTTCCGCGATCCCGTCACCGGCGAGCTCCGTGGCTTTGAGGTGGAATTAGCGCGCGAAATCGCCCGCGATATTTTTGGCGATCCAGAGCGAGTGGATTTCCGCTTTGTAGATACCAATGATCGCTTCCGCGCCTTGGAACAAGGTGATGTGGATATTGTTATTCGCTCGGTAGCGATAACCTCGGAAAGAGCAAAGCGTGCGGAGTTTTCCACGCCCTATTTCCGCACCCAAACCAGGCTTTTGACCATGGATTCCTCCGGTATTGCAGGAATTGGAGATCTAGCAGGCCAAACAATCTGCGTGACCGAAGGATCCACTGCTCTCCAAAGAGCGCGCTCGATTGCTCCCCAGTCCCCAATTCTTAAAACACGGAATTGGTCTGACTGCTTAATGGCCTTGCAGCAACATCAAGCACAGGTGATTTTGGGTGATGACGCCATACTATCTGGCATTGCGGCCCAAGATCCCTATACCCATATCCTGCCGATTTCCTTGGCTACGGAGTCTTATGGCATTGCTGCAGCTCCCAGCAACTCAGGCAATGATTCCTCCGGATTAATCAGACAAGTAAATTCCACCATTGAAAGGGTCCGCTCGGACTCCACATGGTGGACAATGTTTAATACCTGGTTTGGCCCCTACTTGGCCACATATGGTCCCCCACCACTGCAATATAAATCGGAGGAAGGTGAGCAAAATGTTGAAGCACAATAG
- a CDS encoding serine/threonine protein kinase, whose protein sequence is MLKHNRPEPQDSPATEAVKFDPFADDNQGSPATEAVPYNPFADDDDEDDLVPDSPGTAAVKFDPFADDDEEDEFEGEGLDFLLRDLDQLRATHGQLVQEPAEETATTGSTEQPSATTAATAASASPRRPVDPSERSRRQAISLFRERRRIKRESRQVADGMVELPFITPTPENELLIDPAAKRKPGIEPPQLNPGDIVAEQYEVLGVIAHGGMGWIYLANDNNVSGRIVVLKGMMSQTSVQDQGTAEAEREFLADITHPGIVKAYNFIDDPRVPGGFIVMEYVNGPSLKDRCKAQPDGVLDVDLAIGYILELLPAMDYLHQRGVVYNDLKPENIIATEDQIKLIDLGAVTGIGAFGYIYGTKGFQAPEVSTEGPSIASDIFTIGRTLAALTIKLPVEDGVLAPGIPSPSDVPLLRRHLSFYRLLQRATAPDPKKRFSSVVELRTQLYGVLREILAVRDGKQFPAQHSLFSPQRSTFGTKHLVFRTDKLIDGIERQVRITSPEVVSALPVPLVDRTDSGARMLSGSSYAEPSETLQTLRNAMEDEQYRDSIEIPLGVVRALLDLGFTLEARAWLETLEEQLGNDWRHQWFSGITHLLLDDYPSAQVYFNTVLNILPGEAAPKLAMAAVDELLLQHMGEENNALLTPEIASATSTLGTDFEDLDPSAFAALSDTWSHITSDPQVLRFHTMRLYALVWATNPTTVSSAFGLARQLMAENQIEMAVQALDKLSQSSTHHRMAVLTTILLLVSSNLSESRIRRAARRLSEIPTNEPRFNQIKIAVMSAGLSWLRDSKLNASASDNPLFEYPFSQRGLRSGIAEALRFQARSAPFAKHRYALVDMANSVRPLTWF, encoded by the coding sequence ATGTTGAAGCACAATAGACCAGAACCACAAGATTCTCCCGCCACTGAGGCTGTGAAATTTGATCCTTTTGCCGATGACAATCAAGGCTCACCAGCTACCGAAGCAGTGCCTTATAATCCTTTCGCCGACGACGATGATGAAGACGATCTAGTACCAGACAGCCCCGGCACTGCCGCTGTTAAATTTGATCCCTTCGCTGATGATGACGAGGAAGACGAGTTTGAGGGCGAAGGCCTCGACTTTCTCTTGCGTGACTTGGATCAATTACGTGCTACCCATGGCCAATTAGTCCAAGAGCCTGCTGAAGAGACAGCTACTACTGGTTCCACCGAACAACCTAGTGCTACAACCGCAGCCACTGCGGCGTCTGCCAGCCCCCGCCGGCCTGTGGACCCGAGTGAGAGGAGTCGTCGACAAGCAATTTCTTTATTCCGGGAACGTCGCCGTATCAAGCGCGAGTCACGCCAAGTTGCCGACGGCATGGTGGAATTGCCGTTTATTACGCCCACCCCGGAAAACGAACTGCTTATTGACCCAGCTGCCAAGCGCAAACCCGGCATTGAACCGCCGCAGCTTAACCCTGGCGATATTGTGGCTGAGCAGTATGAAGTGCTTGGCGTTATTGCCCACGGCGGCATGGGTTGGATCTATTTGGCCAATGACAATAATGTGTCGGGCCGCATCGTGGTGCTCAAGGGCATGATGTCCCAAACTTCGGTACAAGATCAAGGCACCGCCGAAGCCGAACGCGAGTTCCTGGCAGACATCACCCACCCTGGAATTGTGAAGGCCTATAACTTCATCGACGATCCGCGTGTACCCGGCGGCTTTATTGTCATGGAGTACGTCAACGGCCCTTCGCTTAAAGACCGTTGTAAAGCACAACCCGATGGTGTGCTTGATGTTGATCTAGCGATTGGTTATATCCTCGAGCTTTTGCCAGCCATGGATTATTTGCACCAACGTGGCGTGGTTTATAACGATCTCAAGCCAGAAAATATCATTGCCACTGAAGATCAAATTAAGCTCATTGACCTCGGAGCAGTCACCGGCATCGGCGCCTTTGGTTATATTTATGGCACCAAAGGCTTTCAGGCTCCGGAGGTATCTACCGAAGGCCCTTCCATTGCCTCGGATATTTTCACCATCGGTCGTACCCTCGCTGCGCTAACCATAAAACTACCGGTGGAAGATGGCGTACTTGCACCGGGAATTCCTTCGCCCAGTGATGTGCCGCTGCTGCGCCGTCACCTGAGCTTTTATCGTTTATTGCAAAGAGCAACAGCGCCCGATCCCAAAAAGCGATTTTCTTCAGTGGTGGAACTGCGCACCCAGCTTTATGGTGTGCTGCGTGAAATTCTGGCAGTTCGCGATGGCAAACAATTCCCCGCGCAGCATTCGCTCTTTTCCCCACAACGAAGCACCTTTGGCACCAAACACCTGGTGTTTCGTACCGATAAGTTGATCGACGGCATTGAACGCCAAGTCCGCATCACCTCCCCCGAAGTGGTTTCAGCGCTACCAGTGCCTTTGGTTGATCGCACCGATTCCGGCGCCCGCATGCTTTCTGGTTCTTCCTATGCCGAGCCTTCTGAAACCTTGCAGACCTTACGCAACGCTATGGAGGATGAGCAGTACCGCGATTCCATTGAAATCCCACTTGGCGTGGTGCGTGCCCTGCTTGACCTCGGCTTTACCCTTGAGGCGCGCGCTTGGCTTGAGACTTTAGAAGAGCAGCTGGGCAATGACTGGCGTCATCAGTGGTTTTCAGGAATCACGCATTTGCTTCTCGACGACTACCCCAGCGCACAAGTTTATTTCAACACGGTACTAAACATCCTCCCGGGCGAAGCAGCGCCCAAGTTGGCGATGGCTGCTGTTGATGAACTCCTGTTGCAGCACATGGGCGAAGAAAACAATGCCCTGCTCACGCCAGAAATTGCCAGCGCCACTTCCACCCTAGGCACGGATTTTGAAGATCTAGATCCTTCCGCCTTTGCAGCCTTAAGTGATACCTGGTCACATATCACCAGTGATCCCCAAGTACTGCGCTTCCACACCATGCGTCTTTATGCCCTGGTATGGGCAACCAATCCGACAACTGTGTCCTCTGCTTTTGGACTAGCCCGTCAACTCATGGCTGAAAACCAAATTGAGATGGCGGTACAAGCTTTAGATAAGTTGTCACAGTCCTCCACGCACCACCGCATGGCCGTGCTCACCACCATTTTGCTGCTGGTTAGCTCCAATTTGAGTGAATCCCGTATCCGCCGCGCAGCCCGCCGTCTTTCTGAGATTCCGACCAATGAACCGCGCTTTAATCAGATCAAAATTGCGGTGATGTCAGCTGGTTTATCGTGGCTGCGTGATAGCAAACTAAACGCATCTGCCTCTGATAACCCGCTTTTTGAATATCCATTCTCACAACGTGGCCTGCGTTCTGGAATTGCGGAGGCTTTGCGCTTCCAGGCACGTTCCGCGCCTTTTGCCAAGCACCGATATGCGCTGGTTGATATGGCTAATTCAGTGCGGCCACTGACCTGGTTCTAG
- a CDS encoding acetate kinase: MALALVLNSGSSSIKFQLVNPENHATDEPFASGLVEQIGEPIGRIVLKVEGEKHVLEAPIPDHSAGLKLAFDLMDQHNCGPSQVDIVAVGHRVVHGGILFSAPELITDEIVEMIRDLIPLAPLHNPANIDGIEVARKILPDVPHVAVFDTGFFHSLPPAAALYAINSEVAAEYGVRRYGFHGTSHEYVSQRTAEILEKPAIDLNIITCHLGNGASMAAVEGGRAVDTSMGMTPLAGLVMGTRTGDIDPGVVFHLARNAGMSIDEIDNLMNKKSGVKGLSGVNDFRELRQMIDEGDQDAWSAYNVYIHQLRRYLGSYMIALGRVDVIVFTAGVGENAQFVREDALAGLEMYGIKVDPERNALPNEGPRLISTDDSKIKVYVIPTNEELAIARYAVKFAKA, from the coding sequence ATGGCCTTAGCACTGGTTCTTAACTCCGGTTCCTCTTCAATTAAGTTTCAGCTGGTAAACCCGGAAAATCACGCCACTGACGAGCCTTTTGCCTCAGGGCTAGTGGAACAAATCGGTGAGCCCATCGGCCGCATTGTGCTTAAAGTTGAAGGCGAAAAGCATGTGTTAGAAGCTCCCATTCCAGACCATTCCGCTGGCCTGAAACTGGCCTTTGATCTTATGGATCAACACAATTGTGGACCCTCCCAGGTAGACATTGTGGCTGTGGGACACCGCGTAGTGCACGGCGGAATTTTGTTCTCTGCTCCAGAGCTCATCACCGATGAGATTGTGGAAATGATCAGGGACCTCATCCCGCTGGCACCGCTGCACAATCCTGCAAATATTGATGGCATTGAAGTTGCCCGCAAGATTTTGCCTGATGTGCCGCACGTTGCTGTTTTTGATACCGGGTTCTTCCACTCCCTGCCACCAGCTGCTGCGCTTTATGCCATCAACAGTGAGGTAGCTGCGGAATATGGAGTGCGCCGTTATGGATTCCATGGCACCTCCCATGAATATGTTTCCCAGCGCACTGCAGAAATTTTGGAAAAGCCAGCAATTGACCTCAATATCATCACCTGCCACTTGGGTAATGGTGCATCAATGGCCGCTGTTGAAGGTGGCCGTGCCGTTGATACCTCAATGGGTATGACACCTTTGGCAGGTTTGGTCATGGGTACTCGTACCGGTGACATTGATCCGGGTGTGGTTTTCCACCTGGCTCGCAATGCTGGAATGAGCATTGATGAAATTGATAACCTCATGAATAAAAAGTCCGGTGTGAAGGGACTTTCTGGAGTTAATGATTTCCGCGAACTACGCCAAATGATTGACGAAGGTGACCAAGATGCATGGTCTGCCTACAACGTTTATATCCACCAACTACGCCGCTACCTTGGCTCATACATGATTGCTTTGGGCCGAGTTGACGTTATTGTCTTTACCGCCGGTGTGGGTGAAAATGCACAGTTTGTGCGTGAAGATGCCCTGGCTGGACTAGAAATGTATGGCATCAAGGTGGATCCGGAGCGTAATGCTTTGCCAAATGAGGGACCGCGCTTGATTTCTACCGATGATTCCAAGATCAAGGTTTATGTCATTCCTACCAATGAGGAATTGGCTATTGCGCGCTATGCAGTGAAATTTGCCAAAGCTTAA